A region of the Pleurocapsa minor HA4230-MV1 genome:
ATCGCTTCTTGTCTGACTAAGTGACTAAAAATTGCTCCTTCATCTCCTGGTACATCTTGAGAATTTATTTGAGCCGAAAAACTATGTCCTAATTCTTCTAGCAGCACACTTTCTACTGCATCAGGATCGTGTTGATTCTCAATTAAAAATTCTTGGGATAAATAGATCTGATTGGTTTTTTCTGCATAAGCTCCTTGTGCGCCATCGATCGCAGTGCTAGAAACAATTTCAATCCCTGGGAAGATATTCTCTTGACCTAACCATTGGTTAATAATATTTCTAGCATCATTACTTGGTTGGAAAGTAGATAAATCTGAGATTTCTGCACCAGCCAAAGGAACAACGATCTCATCTGAATGTTGGTCAAAAGCCAGAGTAATCTGCTGGTCAAAGTTATCATTGGAGATAAACTGACTCAGTTGCTTCCTCACTTCTGGCACAGCTTGATTTAAGATATTTTGTGCCGTAATTAATCCATCAGACATTATTGATAGGTGTTTTCTGTCTAGTAGCTCTTAAAATTGCCTAAATGCTCTAGTTTTAGCTACAGGAATACTATCAGCTTCTTCAGTAAAAATACCTAATTGTGGCAAATAATTTAATGATTGAGAAAACTTCTTTCAATTCCAACTATCTAAAAACAATCCTTGACTAATACCTGTCAAGCGACGATATTGAATTACGGCTTCTGCTTCGCTTAATCCTGCTACGATATCTACTGCCATGCGAGTTTGTTCTCGGTTTAATTCTGGAGAATTACCTAAGTTAGCTTCAATTTCCAGAAATTCCCGCACAAAACGAGCAGGAATAAAGCTCAAGTCGCGATCGCTAATTGCTTGCAGATAGATTTCAAATAGGGTTTTGATAATTCTCTTTTGTCCGTATCGTTGAGTGGCTAAACGGGGATTAGAAATCACATAAGACCAGACAATCCGCTGAAGAAACTTTAGCTCTTCTTCCCGATTACGATTGTATTTAAGATGACCGCGATCGCCATACTCAGTAGTTAACTGCACCGACTGCACATAGTTTTGAATTAGTTGTGAGCTAATGCGTTTGATCTGAGCTTTTTGTTCAAAAGAGCCTGGGGGATATTGCCCCTTGAGGTTATAGGTAGCATTGAGAAAGTTTTGGAAGCGATGGGGGTTAGCTTGAACTACTCTGGCTACTCGATTACGAGGTGATACCCTGAGCCACTCGGTAATAAAGCGGTCTAGTTCATCCCAATCTGTGGCTAATAGCTCTAGGGGAATCAAACCAGCCAGGTAAAAATCTTCGAGATCGTGAACGCTATAAGTAATATCATCAGCAAAATCCATAATACTGGCTTCAATCGATTGCCGATCATCTGATTTCTCGCGGACAAAGCTAAATGCCTCACAGTCTAAATCGTAAATACAATACTTGCGATGTCTTTTAGAAGCAGTATCAGGCGATCGCAACCACGGATATTTTAAAACTGCATTTAGGGTAGCTCGGGTCAGATTTAAACCATAATAATCGAGCCGATGAATTGCCAGTCTGGTTAAAATCCGAAAAGATTGGGCGTTTCCTTCAAAACCATCGGTTAAACCAGCTTTTCTAGCGCAAGTATCTAACTCTTCCTCAGCAATATGACCAAAGGGAGGATGACCCAAATCATGAGCCAAAGCAGCAGCCTCAACTACATCTGGATTAACTCCACCAATCGCCTCCGCTACCTTTGGCTGTTCTGCTAGCAATTTTTCAGCTAATCTACGAGCCACCTGAGCCACTTTTAAAGAGTGAGTTAAACGGTTATGAAAGACATGCCCTTCTTGCGCCGTTAAAACTTGCGTAATTTGCGCCAAACGACGAAAAGCAGAAGAATAAAGAATGCGATCGCGATCTATCTGAAAAGATTGACGATTATCTCCTGGTTTATCTCCTTGACTACCAAAGGG
Encoded here:
- the dgt gene encoding dNTP triphosphohydrolase produces the protein MLQRQQRQHNPFGSQGDKPGDNRQSFQIDRDRILYSSAFRRLAQITQVLTAQEGHVFHNRLTHSLKVAQVARRLAEKLLAEQPKVAEAIGGVNPDVVEAAALAHDLGHPPFGHIAEEELDTCARKAGLTDGFEGNAQSFRILTRLAIHRLDYYGLNLTRATLNAVLKYPWLRSPDTASKRHRKYCIYDLDCEAFSFVREKSDDRQSIEASIMDFADDITYSVHDLEDFYLAGLIPLELLATDWDELDRFITEWLRVSPRNRVARVVQANPHRFQNFLNATYNLKGQYPPGSFEQKAQIKRISSQLIQNYVQSVQLTTEYGDRGHLKYNRNREEELKFLQRIVWSYVISNPRLATQRYGQKRIIKTLFEIYLQAISDRDLSFIPARFVREFLEIEANLGNSPELNREQTRMAVDIVAGLSEAEAVIQYRRLTGISQGLFLDSWN